The following is a genomic window from Trachemys scripta elegans isolate TJP31775 chromosome 7, CAS_Tse_1.0, whole genome shotgun sequence.
TCCACGTCTCCACTATGCTTCCCTACACGCCCAACAACCGCCAGCaggtgaggggtgggggcagggcactgggatggggctggcacaggggagggggtgctggTTTTCACCAGGGGTCCAGAGGGAAGGATTTCTGGGAAGGAGGAATCTAGAGGGTGCAAGAAGAGAATCTGGGAGTGATCGAGAGTCCAGGCAGCTCAGGaaaggggggcagggatgggtgACCTGgaaacgggggaggaggggttcccATCCTGATTTCCATCCCCACCCCATGCCCAGCTCAGATCCTGCCCTTCCCCGTCGCCGCAGTAACACCATCTCTCTGGTTGTAGTTGCTACGGAAGCGTCACATTGGCAACGACATTGTCACAATCATCTTCCAGGAGCCAGGCGCACAGCCCTTCACACCCCGCACCATCCGCTCACACTTCCAGCATGTCTTCATCATAGTGCGCGTGCATGAGCCCTGCACCGAGCGCACCACCTACAGGTGAGGGATGAGCACACTGCCAACAGGGAAGAGGGGACCGCACACTGAGTGTGTACCACctacaggggaggaggggagcatgtGCCAAACACACCACCTACAGGAGATGGGGAGCGTGTGCCAAGAGCGCTGCCTCCAGGTGGGGGAGTGTGCGCTGAGTGTGCCCCTTCAGATCATGGGAGAGTGTGCACTGAGCACACCACATACAGGAGAAGGATGATCACGTTGCTATCAGGGAAGGGGGAAGCATGTGCTGAGAGTGCCACCTACAGGAGATGGGGGAGCAAGTGCTGAGTGTGCTGCCTACAGGGGAAGGGGGTAGTGTTCACTGAGTGTGCCACCTACAGTGGAGAAGGGAAGCATGCTGAGTGCGCTAACTATGGGGTGGTGCATGTGCCAAGGTCTTTCCCTCCGTACCTGCCTCCTTCCATGCCATCATCCCTGTTGCTGGCTGAGCCCATGGCTGCCCCCAGctgccccatgccctgactcccaTCTTTCTCCCCAGTGTGGCAGTGAGCCGCACCAAGGACATCCCACTCTTTGGgccacccatcccagctgggcaCCGCTTCCCCCGGACACTCGCCTTCCGGGACTTCTTGCTGGCCAAAGCCATCAACGCAGAGAATGCGGCTGAGCGGTCAGGCAAATTCCACGCCATGGCTACCCGCACACGCCAGGAGTACCTGCAGGACCTGGCGCGCAGCCATGCTACCACCACCAGCCTGGAGGCCTCCTcctcccgcctgcccctgctctccCTCGGTGCCAAGAGGAAGGAGCGGGCCAAGGGGGCCAaggcctgggagctgcagagtgccgGGGCCCTGGTGTGGAGCGTGCGGGCACGGGATGGAGACCGGGCCGCCCCCGAGCTGCCTTGCCTGCTGGGTATCTCCGCCGAGTTCCTGGTGCTCATCGAGGCCAAAGGCAAGCGAGTCATCTTCAACTGCTCCTGCCGTGATGTGCTGGCCTGGACCTACTCCGACTGCGGCCTGGACCTCTACTACGGCTCCGGGGACTACGTCTCCGTGCGGCTCCCTGACGGCCAAGGGGACGAGGTCAAGGACATTGTGCACCGGCTGCAGGTAGGTCCTGGGCCACTGGCAGGTGGGGGGTACTGCAGGGGAGCTCCcggctattccagccctggactctgccacagggggcactgcagggagtggggcaggcgcACTGGGAGGGGTGCTCTACAGGGGGCACAGCCAGTCCCCCCaatgctctctctcccctcagctgGTGACGCGGGGCTGCGAGACGCGGGAGCTCACACTGCTGCGGAACGGGTTGGGCCAGCTGGGTTTCCAGGTGGACAGCGAGGGCTTTGTCACCGATGTCGAGCGCTTCACCTTTGCGGAGAAGGCCGGCCTGCAGCCTGGCGCCCGGCTGGTGCGTGTGTGCGAGCGGGCACTGCCCAGCCTCAGCCACGCCCAGACTACCGAGCTTCTGCGCACTGCCAAGAAAGTCACCATCACCATGGTGCCTCCTGACGAGAATGGCAAGCCCCGCAGGTGAGCACAGTGCCAGTTGGGGGTTCCTGAGGTGTTGAGAGGGGAGAGTCCCCAGCAAGGGGTGCCATGGGGCAGGAGCTCCCAGCAGGATCACTCAGGGGTATGGGTTACAGGCAGGGATGCTCAGGCCTATGGGCTGGGGGTCCCCAGCAGGGGACACTagcaggagggggcaggagctTCCAGGAGAAACTGCTGTGGGGCACAGGGTGGGAGTGTTGGTGGGGAGCTCTGGGGAAGGATGCAGGAGCATTGACTGCAAGAGTCCCCAGCCTGGGGCATGGTGGGGTGTGGGTGGTATGGGGCAGGAATCCTTGGGGAGGGGCACTGTAGGGGGACAGTGGGGGTAGGtggcagtggcagggagctgtgtggggcagggTAGAAGATGCGATGGGGTAGAATGGGGGACAGTGGCGagcactgtggggcagggagtagGGCTCTGTTGGGGGTGCTGTGAGGCAGGGGTCAGTGGGGACTGAATGGGGTGGGATCactatgggggctgctgtggggcaggatgtggggggctcagtgggatgGGGGTCAGGGGATTCTGGGACCCTGCCCCATCGTCTCTCTCTGACAGGAGTTTCTCTGAGCTATACGTGAAGTCCCTGCAGGAGAAGCGGCGTAGTGATTCCCCGGCAAGGGAGCCCCCCCGGACGGCTgggggcccggggcctgaggGGGAGTTGAGACCGGCCACCCTGCAGCTGCTGCGCTCGCTTTCCCTGCAGGACGGGCCCCCCCATAGCCTGGCTGAGGAGCGCACCGAGTTCCTGCGCAGCCACAGCGAGGGCACTGCCCCCCGCAACCTGCCGTGAGTGCCCCCACCTCCTGCAACCCCGCCTCCATCCCACCCGGTTCCCCACCCCGCTGTGAGTGCCCCCACCTCCTGCGACCCTGTCTCCATCCCACCCCGGCCCCCCACCCTGCAGTGAGTGCCCCCCACCACCTGGGATCCCCACCTCCATCCCACCCCGACCCCCCCACgcttcccccccagctccccaaccTGCCATGAGTGCCCCCTGCCTCCTCAGATCCCCgccttcaccccacccccattaacCACCAACCTGCTGTGAGTACTCCCGCAGCCTCCTAggactccttcctcccccccagatCCAAATGCCACGCAATGGACTGGTTGCCACCCCCCACCTAGGCTTCCCTCATCAGCTGTTATCTCCCTCTGCATTCCCCCCCTTTTTCTCAGCTGTGTTGTTCCTCTGCCTCTGCAGGTCCCAGAGCAGGGAGATCCCCACGTTACCTGACCCCACACCTGACCTCATCCTGGCAGCCACACCCAAGGGGCCCCCTGAGCAGGAaatggtgagtgtgtgtgtgtcctggctGCCCCCTACAGGATGCAATCAGGCCCCTCGGGGTGTGTGCTGTAGCTCTGGAGGTTTCAGGTGCACTAATGTCATTCTTGGCGTTTCGTGATGTGCATTGTTATTTGCAGCtatttatttgtgaaataaatCTGTGAACCTGTTTAACAGCCCCTGTGCCCCACctgagaggtggctgcatctcagtacTGGGTGAAGGTTCCGTGTATAAACAGCCtccacatcccaccccagaggtggctgaaaCTCCAGGCATCAATCACTGTGTTGTCTTGTCCCAGGACCATCCAGGAGACCCCACATCGTTGGAGCAGGCTCCCCCCGATCATGGGGTCATGGGTAGCCAGGCCCCACTCCCTAGCGAGACGGCCCCACCCACCTCGGACATGAGTGACACCGAGAAATTCCTACCCCGGACACTCTCGTTGCGAAACTCCATCACCAAGAGTAAGACAagcacacacacgcacccccgGTTTGATCCTGTCCCGTCAGCATCGGGGGAGCTTTCCCTTTTCCAAGTGCAGGGTCCAGCTCTAAATGCCAGCTGGGTGCTTTGTGCTGGGATTTttctccaataaaaaaaaaaaaaaagcagggggatgggaaggaaaaATGGAACTAAAGTGTGGGGAGGGGCCCCAAAGCGGGTTTTCACACATCAACCCCTATTTGTTTCCTTCGAGATTCCTTTGTCGAGAACCCGCTGGAGGATAACAACcttctagtacagtggttctcaaacttttgtactggtgacccctttcacacagcaagcctctgagtgagacccccccttatgaattaaaaacatttttttttatatttagcaccattataaatgctggaggcaacgtgaggtttggggtggaggctgacagcttgcgaccccacCTCCCCCCGTactaacctcacgaccccctgagggtcccaagccccagtttgagaacccctgttctagtacTTTAGCCCAAGctggggagcctgggctctgggtctGAAGGGCCTTGCTTTAGACAGCTGCTGGGCTCCTTGCCCTCATCATGCCATTCTTTCTCCTGCCCGCCTACCCCTGCCCTCTCCAGTTCTGTCGGAAGCCAGCGAGTCCCTGGAGGAGGAGTGGGACTCCATCTCCAATCTGGCTACCACCTGCAACAGCATCCTAGAGGCACTCTCGAAGGAAGGTGAGCAACAGATTCCCAGGTTGCATCATGGGTGGGAGTGCCAAGCTTGCATACAAGCAGACAGGGGCTGGAGTCCAAGAGTTCCTGGTGGAGGACTTGGCTGTGGTTAGGAGCAAATCCCCAGGCAAAGAGTTTTGTTAATGGGGGGCTAAAGCTGGGATATCTCTAGGCAAAGAACCTGGTTAAAGTTGCCTGGGGCCAGGAGTAGCTGCAAACCCCCAGTCTGAGGAGGAGAATCTCACTCTGTCTCCCCTCTTTTCTGCAGCAGGGCAACACGTgctggagagcagagagccccctgGTGGGAGTGGCCAGAGGAACCCAGGCCAGCAGCCCCCCCGAGGATGAGTAAGAAGCTACACAGAGGGGTGGGAGGAATGATGGGGGGGTTCTCCTCCACCAGCCCCCATTTCACTGTATCCCCCCTGCTCTCATCCTCCCTTTGCATATTCCATTATGATAATGCAGTCTTAGCAGGCGAAAACAGCAACAAACCATCTCTTGCTCAGCTCGCATCCCAGCTTTGGTGGGGCTTGTTTACCATGAAGCCACCAGGGTCATCTGGTGGCTGAATAATGAACTCAAGTGGCTGTGCCACAACACTCCCCCAGTGGGAGGCTGACACATTCACTGGCTCTGCACCTTTGGGGTGCTCTCTGACAATCCTGGGGAGGAGAGGATACTGagagggctgggctgtggggagatgagGGATCtttgctccccctgccccatctgaCCTCAGCCTGATTGATGCACATCATCATCCTATGAATCTCTCCATCCCTCCAACCCCACACTTCTCTGTCTCTCGCTCTTTCCTTCCCTTGCCCAGAGGCCATCAGTCCCGGTCGCTGTCGGAGAAGGTCTCTCACTTGGAGTCCATGCTAAAGAAGCTGCAGGAGGACTTGCAGCAGGTGTGTTGGGGGGTGCacaagggaaggagaaaagaggTTGGGAAGGAGTGCGGAGGGAATGGGGGCGAAGGTGAGGAAAAGAGGGAGGGGAGCGGAGGGCggtggaggctgcaggaaggagGGCGGGGGGCAAGGCACTGCAGGGGATTTACGGGGCAGGTGTGGTGCAGGCGTTAGAAGGAGGTATCATGAGAGGGCCAGGCCAgacaggggcaggggctgtggggtgggaaggTCAATGGCGAGTGAGTGGGAGGGACtaggttgggagtgaggggggtgctgcccctccccactgaccccccccccatgttctccCAGGAGCAGGCAGCCAAGGCAGCACTACAGGCTGAGGTGCAGAGTCTGCGGCAGAACAAccagcggctgcagcaggagcaggagaGTGCGGCTGCCCGGCTCAGCCAGGTCACCCGCCTGCTGTGCGGTTCCCCCAGCCAGTCCCTCTAggggccctgggctccctccagcCTCCCCTGCCCAGTCATCCCCCCACCGCCCCTGTTTCCCCATTGACCCCActtccactcctcccctctctggtCCACAGGGGTGCTGTTGTTACCCCCGGGAGGGACCACAATCCGAACTGCACTCTGGGGAGCTCACTTTCCGACTGGCCATGCACAGCAGATTCTTACTACCAACCCCCCAAAACTGTCTGGGGGGGGaaaggagccccccccccccccgaatatgGCTTCTCATCTCTCAAGACTGTTACCGCCGGGGAGCCCAGCACAGACTCACCAGCCCAAAGGCCACTGCCAGGAGCAGGCCCTGATATTGGGGTACAGGCGacacccccagttccagctgACTCAGCTCACACACAGATCTCAACTCTTTGATAAATCTGACTGTAATGGGGGGAGGTTGTAGCCTTGTCATCTGGCGGGGGAACAGGAGGGAGGGCTTGTGTTGCTGAGcaggagtgggaaggagggaCTTAAAGGCATGTTTGACCTCGACCCCCTCGGAAAAAATCAATTTGcaataccccccccacacacacacacacatcctgctgCATCGATCCAGGCCTCAGGAAAACTCTGGCATGAGAGAGAGATGATTCTACTGTcacactcatgcacacacacacacacgctcacacACGTGACTGCACACATTCAtgcacatttacacacacacgtgactgcatgcacacatgcacacactcatacacacacatgACTGCACACACTCACACTTGCACACACACTCATACATGGGCTCGCCCAGATACACTCCTCACACCAGCTCAGAGTGCTCCCAGTCCCACACGCCCTCACACTGATCCATGCCCGTGCAGACTTGTGCTTGGGCAGACCATGCTCACACTGATGCATGCTCACAGTCACATGCTCTCACTCAAGCTCCCATGCACTGACACACGCTCCCATGCAAACACACACTCTAACACCTTCACCTGGGCCCACAGATCCCCCAGACCCATAAGggtccagaaccccacccccatccagcaCTGACCCGGCCAGAGCAGGAACCTCTCCGCCTGAAGAGGGCGCCACCCTGCCTGGTAACTGTGAAGATACTGCAAGCTGTGAGttaatgccccctccccctctgcaccccaacccaaccCAGCCCAACCTCTCGCATAGAAGAAAGGAGCTATGGGGACGTTGCTTCTGGTCACCTGCTCCCACCCAGCAgtgcccctccctctgcacaagccCGTCccccccctccatacacacactcCATCGAGGCATAGCCATGGGTACAGGGCCCAGCTCCCCATTTGGTGCTAGGGGATATTTCTGGAGAGTGTCCCCtgtgacatggggggggggtttgtcATGTCTCCTTTTGGGTTGTAAATATTTTAGAACCAATTAGAACACAAGTGTTTGTTTCAGGTTTGTTTGTATGTTagttttttacactgcaaatggCCCATCTTAGAGCCAGAGAATCTGTGTCTGACGTGAATGTACAAATCGCAGTGTGTCTGTCCCCAGTCCCTCTGTGCAATAAAGAGCCGATATGCAGCTCCCAGGGTCTGACACCATCTTGCCTATTGTGTGAGCTCACTCGGCCCTGGACAGATATGAATGCTGGCTCCGGGGGCTGGGATTGGGacatggggaggggcggggggcatttccatagaaacaaagaaatgtgggactgggagggacctcaagaggccatctagtccagtgccccgcactgaggcaggaccaggtatACATAGACCAGTCCTGACAACTGTTTGTCTAACTAACCTATCCTTATAATTTCCAGTGGCGTCGAGTCCGCAGACTCCTAACCTGCTCAAGAGCTGagctatccttagagttagaaagtttttccaacCTACATTGCAAACAAAGTCGATGACTTTTTGTTGTATCTTTGGTGGACACAgaaaacaactgatcactgtcctctttagaacagcccttaacatatttgaagactgttagcaGCTCCCccgcagtcttcttttctcaagatgaaACATGCCCAGTCTTTTTAACCCTTCCTCAAAGGCAGGTTCTCTAAaccatttgttatttttgttgccctgttcTGGACTCTCACCAAGGTCTCCATATCTCTCCTAAGGTGTTGAACACAgagttggacacagtactccttcTGAGGCCTCACtggtgccaagtagagcaggacactTATCTCCTGTGTTTTAAATATGACACTCTTCTTAATACACCcaagaatattagcctttttcaccactaccacattgttggctcattttcaagttgtgatccactatgacccccagatcctgttCAACAGTAttgccacctagccagttattcaccGTTCTGTAGTtgcgcatttgatttttccttcctcagtgcagtcctttacacttgtctttattgaatttcatcttgttgatttcagaccaattctccaatttgtcaagctcattttgaattctaattttgtcttccaaagtgcttgcaacccttcccagcttgttaTCATCCACACATTTTACAGCCATACTCTCCACTCCgttatccaggtcattaatgaaaacactgAATAGTACCAGACACAGAACTGACCCaatgcaggaccccactagattcATCCTCCCAGTCTGAAAGAGAACCATGGCATCCACCttatagcaatttcatctagaccacatttccctagtctTCTTATGAGAATCTCAcgtgagactgtgtcaaaagccttcaTAAAatgaagatatatcacatctacaacTTCCCTACTATCCActctaggccagtaaccctgtcaaagaaggaaatttggttgctttggcatgatttgttcttgacaaacccatgctggctattccttataaccctgttatcctctagtACTTACAAAccaattatttaataatttgttccagtatctttccaggtattgaagttaggttgCCTGGTCTATAATCCCCggttcctctttgttcccctttgtagagatagatactatgtttgcccttcgcCAGTCCTTTGGGACCTCACCCATTCTCCATGAGCTCTCAAAGATTAGTGATTCCAAGATTGCTTCCGCTAGTGCCTTAAGTATCTGAGAGTGAATTCCATAggtcctgccaacttgaatagATCTACTTtagctaaatattctttaacctgctcTTCCTTATTTTGGCCTGCGTTCCTTCCCCCTTTTGTTAACATTAATTGTactgagtatctggtcaccattaacctttttagtgaagactgaagcaaaacagggaGTAAAGACCTCAGCCTTtttgatgtcatctgttattagctctccttccccactaagtagtggGCCTACACTCTCcgtctttctcttgctcccaaTGTGTtgatagaacctcttcttattgccttttatgtctaAGGCCCTGCAAAAATTGCATTGCttggaggttgtttttttaaatcacaacagGGTCATGGGTGAGAGTTTGAATTTCATGCAATATGCACAGCTGCCAAGTCTCTGCATCCCCACACTGCTGTATTTCTTCCAACAGCTGGGAGGCGGAAACAAACATATCCACTTCCAGCTCCCCACTGAAGCCTCATATGCTCCTGTGGGGTTTGCAGGCTGGTCCCATTCCAGAGAGGGACGTGGAGGTGGCAGGTCGGTCCAACCCCAGGGAGTAGTGAGGTGGTGGGCTGGGGGAATGTCTCACCTCATGATGCTGGCAatctggcctggggcagggatgggagagagggccctgccctgctgggagAATCGGGGATGTGTGAGGGGCCATGTCCTGGCAGGGGGGATCAGGGTGAGACCAGGTTCTGCTGCTTGGAGCATGATCAGTTGTGTGAAAGGGGGGTCTATTCCATCCCCCCACCCTGATCCCCGTGCCAGGGCAGGGCCCCCTCACACCAAGATCCCCCTGCCAGGGGAGGACCCCCTCAcacccctgctcctgctccaagtGGTAGATCCCAATCTCTCCTCCTTGCCAGCTGGTGCTGCAGTGTCTCTCCCCAAGTCTTCCAGGGGCCACTATAGGTCAGGCCAGCCAGGGCTCCACATTGGCAGCGCTACGCCCCGCCTCTCTGCTGGCTGACCAGATAGGAAACAACAGCGACAGCTTGGGCCAGAGCTGAGGATGGAGCAATCTGAGCCCCAGTCCCTGCCCTTACTCCCCCACGAGCAGCCAAATTAGCCCAATACCATGATTTTTTCAACAGCCCTGCTTCTGCCTCCCCGCTTCTGGAAACTCCACTATCTTGGACTAA
Proteins encoded in this region:
- the SIPA1 gene encoding signal-induced proliferation-associated protein 1 isoform X2 codes for the protein MQSDDLFVRKIRRHSARPPLASISFDAKGIPAPLLRPPRSEVTQGLPRGHGTPPGLGLRPASHIMHRSNSDVTLGEGVPGDGTPPSSSLVGGGDCGLHRDYGSLSSIEKGPGPPRTRAHSHEEPRASSPAARRFWDPLVLLGLTGGEVWEGDGQGAGAAVPEQDRGEEPPKFPPQIWVRQLAHYDVQSILFDPGEAAWCQGSAGRRVRNITTGASAASAGPTPTPVPEEPDPGDGKDGPLVLSCPHFRNEIGGEEEGGLGRRQEAGGGAGQLPNAAVSVLEEPRESYPTRGSRATHYIEYADLGASYYRKYFYGKEHQNFFGVDERLGAVAVSLRREEKEKEGASLQYNYRFILRTSELRTLRGSVLEEALPPTARPPAARGLSPKKLLEHVLPDLNLQGLRLASNSPKVPETLLKLDEQGVSFQRKVGVLYCRAGQGSEEEMYNNEGAGPPFQEFLELLGQHVQLRGFTKYRAQLDTKTDSTGTHSLYTTYQDYEIMFHVSTMLPYTPNNRQQLLRKRHIGNDIVTIIFQEPGAQPFTPRTIRSHFQHVFIIVRVHEPCTERTTYSVAVSRTKDIPLFGPPIPAGHRFPRTLAFRDFLLAKAINAENAAERSGKFHAMATRTRQEYLQDLARSHATTTSLEASSSRLPLLSLGAKRKERAKGAKAWELQSAGALVWSVRARDGDRAAPELPCLLGISAEFLVLIEAKGKRVIFNCSCRDVLAWTYSDCGLDLYYGSGDYVSVRLPDGQGDEVKDIVHRLQLVTRGCETRELTLLRNGLGQLGFQVDSEGFVTDVERFTFAEKAGLQPGARLVRVCERALPSLSHAQTTELLRTAKKVTITMVPPDENGKPRRSFSELYVKSLQEKRRSDSPAREPPRTAGGPGPEGELRPATLQLLRSLSLQDGPPHSLAEERTEFLRSHSEGTAPRNLPSQSREIPTLPDPTPDLILAATPKGPPEQEMDHPGDPTSLEQAPPDHGVMGSQAPLPSETAPPTSDMSDTEKFLPRTLSLRNSITKILSEASESLEEEWDSISNLATTCNSILEALSKEGQHVLESREPPGGSGQRNPGQQPPRG
- the SIPA1 gene encoding signal-induced proliferation-associated protein 1 isoform X1, with the translated sequence MQSDDLFVRKIRRHSARPPLASISFDAKGIPAPLLRPPRSEVTQGLPRGHGTPPGLGLRPASHIMHRSNSDVTLGEGVPGDGTPPSSSLVGGGDCGLHRDYGSLSSIEKGPGPPRTRAHSHEEPRASSPAARRFWDPLVLLGLTGGEVWEGDGQGAGAAVPEQDRGEEPPKFPPQIWVRQLAHYDVQSILFDPGEAAWCQGSAGRRVRNITTGASAASAGPTPTPVPEEPDPGDGKDGPLVLSCPHFRNEIGGEEEGGLGRRQEAGGGAGQLPNAAVSVLEEPRESYPTRGSRATHYIEYADLGASYYRKYFYGKEHQNFFGVDERLGAVAVSLRREEKEKEGASLQYNYRFILRTSELRTLRGSVLEEALPPTARPPAARGLSPKKLLEHVLPDLNLQGLRLASNSPKVPETLLKLDEQGVSFQRKVGVLYCRAGQGSEEEMYNNEGAGPPFQEFLELLGQHVQLRGFTKYRAQLDTKTDSTGTHSLYTTYQDYEIMFHVSTMLPYTPNNRQQLLRKRHIGNDIVTIIFQEPGAQPFTPRTIRSHFQHVFIIVRVHEPCTERTTYSVAVSRTKDIPLFGPPIPAGHRFPRTLAFRDFLLAKAINAENAAERSGKFHAMATRTRQEYLQDLARSHATTTSLEASSSRLPLLSLGAKRKERAKGAKAWELQSAGALVWSVRARDGDRAAPELPCLLGISAEFLVLIEAKGKRVIFNCSCRDVLAWTYSDCGLDLYYGSGDYVSVRLPDGQGDEVKDIVHRLQLVTRGCETRELTLLRNGLGQLGFQVDSEGFVTDVERFTFAEKAGLQPGARLVRVCERALPSLSHAQTTELLRTAKKVTITMVPPDENGKPRRSFSELYVKSLQEKRRSDSPAREPPRTAGGPGPEGELRPATLQLLRSLSLQDGPPHSLAEERTEFLRSHSEGTAPRNLPSQSREIPTLPDPTPDLILAATPKGPPEQEMDHPGDPTSLEQAPPDHGVMGSQAPLPSETAPPTSDMSDTEKFLPRTLSLRNSITKILSEASESLEEEWDSISNLATTCNSILEALSKEAGQHVLESREPPGGSGQRNPGQQPPRG
- the SIPA1 gene encoding signal-induced proliferation-associated protein 1 isoform X3; amino-acid sequence: MQSDDLFVRKIRRHSARPPLASISFDAKGIPAPLLRPPRSEVTQGLPRGHGTPPGLGLRPASHIMHRSNSDVTLGEGVPGDGTPPSSSLVGGGDCGLHRDYGSLSSIEKGPGPPRTRAHSHEEPRASSPAARRFWDPLVLLGLTGGEVWEGDGQGAGAAVPEQDRGEEPPKFPPQIWVRQLAHYDVQSILFDPGEAAWCQGSAGRRVRNITTGASAASAGPTPTPVPEEPDPGDGKDGPLVLSCPHFRNEIGGEEEGGLGRRQEAGGGAGQLPNAAVSVLEEPRESYPTRGSRATHYIEYADLGASYYRKYFYGKEHQNFFGVDERLGAVAVSLRREEKEKEGASLQYNYRFILRTSELRTLRGSVLEEALPPTARPPAARGLSPKKLLEHVLPDLNLQGLRLASNSPKVPETLLKLDEQGVSFQRKVGVLYCRAGQGSEEEMYNNEGAGPPFQEFLELLGQHVQLRGFTKYRAQLDTKTDSTGTHSLYTTYQDYEIMFHVSTMLPYTPNNRQQLLRKRHIGNDIVTIIFQEPGAQPFTPRTIRSHFQHVFIIVRVHEPCTERTTYSVAVSRTKDIPLFGPPIPAGHRFPRTLAFRDFLLAKAINAENAAERSGKFHAMATRTRQEYLQDLARSHATTTSLEASSSRLPLLSLGAKRKERAKGAKAWELQSAGALVWSVRARDGDRAAPELPCLLGISAEFLVLIEAKGKRVIFNCSCRDVLAWTYSDCGLDLYYGSGDYVSVRLPDGQGDEVKDIVHRLQLVTRGCETRELTLLRNGLGQLGFQVDSEGFVTDVERFTFAEKAGLQPGARLVRVCERALPSLSHAQTTELLRTAKKVTITMVPPDENGKPRRSFSELYVKSLQEKRRSDSPAREPPRTAGGPGPEGELRPATLQLLRSLSLQDGPPHSLAEERTEFLRSHSEGTAPRNLPSQSREIPTLPDPTPDLILAATPKGPPEQEMDHPGDPTSLEQAPPDHGVMGSQAPLPSETAPPTSDMSDTEKFLPRTLSLRNSITKILSEASESLEEEWDSISNLATTCNSILEALSKEEAISPGRCRRRSLTWSPC